In the Adlercreutzia equolifaciens DSM 19450 genome, one interval contains:
- a CDS encoding C-terminal binding protein, with protein sequence MATIVMADFDFDDCDFERKMVEAAGIQFKSFDDARNRTPAEIIEHLHGADGAITSYGRFTAEVFAALPQLKVVSKTGTGVDNIDVAAATADGCAVCNVPGYGTEVVSDHAIALALACLRRINEIDADMRAGIWDFHRRRPLGQVHGRTFGVVGYGNIGRAVARKARGLGFNVVVWDHKGTPGHFTPEDFPYATLEELLKTADVVSFHTALVPATHHLLNADNIKLMKDDAIVVNTSRGAVIDNDAVAAALCAGELWGAGIDVFEHEPVSPDAPIMHAPHTVLTSHAAYWSEESAVELRRRCTQNAIDVVLGRTPEACVNPEALPRALAK encoded by the coding sequence ATGGCAACGATCGTGATGGCGGACTTCGATTTCGATGACTGCGACTTTGAACGAAAGATGGTGGAAGCGGCCGGCATCCAGTTCAAGAGCTTCGACGATGCCCGCAACCGCACCCCCGCCGAGATCATCGAGCATTTGCACGGGGCCGATGGCGCCATCACCTCCTACGGGCGCTTCACCGCCGAGGTGTTTGCGGCGCTTCCTCAGCTGAAGGTGGTCAGCAAGACCGGCACCGGGGTAGACAACATCGATGTTGCGGCGGCCACAGCCGACGGATGCGCCGTGTGCAACGTGCCCGGCTACGGCACGGAAGTGGTAAGCGATCACGCCATCGCGCTTGCGCTCGCGTGCCTGCGGCGCATCAACGAGATCGATGCCGACATGCGCGCCGGCATCTGGGACTTCCATCGCCGCCGTCCCCTGGGCCAGGTGCACGGGCGCACCTTCGGCGTCGTGGGCTACGGCAACATCGGCCGTGCGGTGGCCCGGAAAGCGCGCGGGCTCGGGTTCAACGTCGTGGTATGGGACCACAAGGGCACCCCTGGCCACTTCACGCCGGAGGACTTTCCCTACGCAACCCTCGAGGAGCTGCTGAAGACCGCCGACGTGGTCAGCTTCCACACGGCGCTCGTGCCGGCAACCCATCATTTGCTGAACGCCGACAACATCAAGCTCATGAAAGACGACGCCATCGTGGTGAACACCTCGCGTGGCGCGGTCATCGACAACGACGCCGTGGCTGCCGCCCTTTGCGCAGGCGAGCTCTGGGGCGCTGGCATCGACGTGTTCGAGCACGAGCCGGTCTCGCCGGACGCCCCCATCATGCACGCGCCCCACACCGTGCTCACCTCGCACGCCGCCTATTGGTCGGAGGAGTCCGCCGTCGAGCTGCGGCGCCGCTGCACCCAAAACGCCATCGACGTTGTGCTCGGCCGCACCCCCGAGGCCTGCGTGAACCCCGAGGCGCTCCCCCGCGCACTCGCGAAGTAG
- a CDS encoding Veg family protein: MDLAKQAKIVDGIHDTLNDFVGQRLKVRANMGRSKIVESEGVLTQVHPQLFIMEVDRKRGRTARQSYQYVDVLTGMVELSQNGEPLFAPFVDESMELVDYPLEERVVS; this comes from the coding sequence ATGGATTTGGCCAAGCAGGCAAAGATCGTCGATGGCATTCATGATACCTTGAATGATTTCGTCGGTCAACGATTGAAAGTGCGCGCCAACATGGGCCGTTCGAAGATCGTCGAAAGCGAAGGCGTGCTGACGCAGGTTCATCCGCAGCTGTTCATCATGGAGGTCGACCGCAAGCGCGGCCGCACCGCTCGCCAGTCTTACCAGTACGTCGACGTGCTCACCGGCATGGTTGAGCTGTCCCAGAACGGCGAGCCGCTGTTCGCGCCGTTCGTGGACGAGTCGATGGAGCTGGTGGATTACCCGTTGGAAGAGCGTGTGGTCTCTTAA
- a CDS encoding 5-formyltetrahydrofolate cyclo-ligase, giving the protein MDATTGKALMRAQFKAVREGLIPGERRAIDEAIARNVAALLEFAAADAVFTYLSFGAEVDTRGLIQRAWEAGKTVCLPRVVPGTREMRWYTVQSLDRLVRSSFGVEEPPDDPSREVHPADFARPVALVPGLAFDREGFRLGYGGGFYDTFLPAFPGTSIGLIRACQLVERLAVRDVHDAPVNIVALEQGSAYVANR; this is encoded by the coding sequence ATGGATGCAACAACGGGCAAGGCGCTGATGCGGGCGCAGTTCAAGGCGGTGCGCGAGGGGCTTATCCCAGGGGAGCGGCGCGCCATCGATGAGGCGATCGCGCGGAATGTGGCGGCGCTGCTGGAGTTCGCGGCGGCGGACGCGGTGTTCACCTATCTGAGCTTCGGTGCGGAAGTGGATACGCGCGGGCTCATCCAGCGCGCGTGGGAAGCGGGGAAAACCGTGTGCCTGCCGCGCGTTGTTCCGGGCACGCGCGAGATGCGCTGGTATACGGTGCAATCCCTCGACAGGCTCGTGCGCAGCTCCTTCGGCGTGGAAGAACCCCCTGACGACCCCTCTCGTGAAGTGCATCCCGCCGACTTCGCCCGTCCCGTGGCTCTTGTGCCCGGGCTTGCCTTCGACCGCGAAGGCTTCCGTCTGGGCTACGGCGGCGGCTTCTACGACACGTTCCTGCCTGCTTTCCCCGGCACCTCCATCGGTCTCATCCGCGCCTGCCAGCTGGTCGAGCGGCTCGCCGTGCGAGACGTCCATGATGCACCCGTCAACATCGTTGCGTTAGAGCAAGGCAGTGCATACGTTGCGAACCGGTAG
- a CDS encoding PLP-dependent aminotransferase family protein has product MHLDEHSDTPFYRQLEAQLREGIESGTYPTGSRLPSIRGLAADLGCARNTVEQAYHLLVQEGYVASRPGSGYVVQNVAYLQPDASAPSCAVLLGGSRRKARYDFTYGNLEPGTFPATAWRAITDDILLSVEAAGCDAYNDPFGEESLRAAIAWRLVTQRDIDCTPEQIVVQGGTQTSVQNLLTLFDAARDTVAIEDPGYDGVRSVIERARFAIKPCRVTDDVRMFLSDLESSGARLAYLTPSSQFPTCRIMPTDVRERVLAWAESADAYILEDDYCRDFRYRERSLAPLASMDARGRVIYMGTFSKSLSPALRMNYLVLPTPLLKRWREAFASSYSPVPWLNQQVLARFMTDGSWDRHLRRVQTRNRRKYDALTAALREYMGGKVDVLECGTGLHLLVRVRDGRSQDELVAAAAAADVAVYPTKKYWADPARATGGVVLVGFSSIAEADIRPGIAALARAWFG; this is encoded by the coding sequence ATGCATCTGGACGAGCACAGCGACACCCCCTTCTACCGCCAGCTGGAGGCCCAGCTGCGGGAAGGCATCGAGAGCGGCACCTATCCCACCGGCTCGCGCCTCCCCTCCATCCGGGGGCTGGCGGCCGATTTGGGCTGCGCGCGCAACACCGTCGAGCAGGCCTATCATCTGCTCGTGCAGGAAGGCTACGTGGCAAGCCGCCCCGGCAGCGGGTACGTCGTGCAGAATGTGGCCTACCTGCAGCCGGACGCCTCGGCGCCCTCCTGCGCCGTGCTGCTGGGAGGTTCCCGGCGGAAAGCCCGCTACGACTTCACCTATGGCAACCTGGAGCCCGGCACCTTCCCCGCCACCGCCTGGCGGGCCATCACCGACGACATCCTGCTGTCGGTGGAAGCCGCCGGCTGCGACGCCTACAACGACCCGTTCGGGGAGGAGAGTCTGCGCGCGGCCATCGCGTGGCGGCTGGTCACGCAGCGCGACATCGATTGCACCCCCGAGCAAATCGTCGTGCAGGGCGGCACGCAGACCAGCGTCCAGAACCTGCTGACCCTCTTCGATGCGGCCCGGGACACCGTGGCCATAGAAGACCCCGGCTACGACGGCGTGCGCTCGGTCATTGAACGGGCGCGCTTCGCCATCAAGCCCTGCCGGGTGACCGACGATGTCCGCATGTTCCTCTCCGACCTCGAGTCCTCGGGGGCGCGCCTGGCCTACCTCACCCCCTCGAGCCAGTTTCCCACCTGCCGCATCATGCCGACCGATGTGCGCGAGCGTGTGCTCGCGTGGGCTGAGAGCGCCGACGCCTACATCCTGGAGGACGACTACTGCCGCGACTTCCGTTACCGGGAGCGCTCGCTGGCACCGCTGGCCTCCATGGACGCCCGGGGGCGCGTGATCTACATGGGCACGTTCTCGAAATCGCTCTCGCCCGCTTTGCGGATGAACTACCTCGTGCTGCCCACGCCCCTTCTTAAGCGATGGCGCGAGGCCTTCGCCAGCTCGTACTCGCCGGTGCCCTGGCTCAACCAGCAGGTGCTCGCGCGCTTCATGACCGACGGCTCGTGGGATCGCCACCTCCGTCGCGTGCAGACGAGAAACCGCCGCAAGTACGACGCGCTCACGGCGGCGCTGCGCGAGTACATGGGCGGGAAGGTGGACGTGCTGGAATGCGGCACGGGGCTTCACCTGCTCGTGCGCGTGCGCGACGGGCGCAGCCAGGACGAGCTCGTGGCCGCCGCAGCCGCCGCCGATGTGGCGGTGTACCCCACCAAGAAATACTGGGCCGACCCCGCGCGCGCCACCGGAGGCGTCGTGCTCGTGGGCTTCTCCTCCATTGCGGAAGCGGACATCCGCCCCGGCATCGCCGCCCTGGCACGAGCATGGTTCGGGTAG
- a CDS encoding 4Fe-4S dicluster domain-containing protein — protein sequence MRLTGIAALAAAGVFAASTVASAAPSPLPLLRPPGAGAPEHFAARCVRCGRCLEACPYQAIHAAPLNAGREASTPFVNARAQACRLCVEFPCAAACPTGALDVPAERRDAGMGVAVINEDTCLSFQGMRCEVCYRACPLIDEAITIDYRPREGDDIHAVFAPQVVPDVCPGCGLCEQRCPVSDPAPAIVVVPAGAQEETYVARRNGAA from the coding sequence ATGCGTTTGACGGGAATCGCCGCCTTGGCCGCCGCGGGCGTCTTCGCGGCGAGCACGGTCGCCTCCGCCGCGCCGTCGCCATTGCCGTTGCTGCGGCCGCCCGGCGCCGGCGCGCCCGAGCACTTCGCCGCGCGCTGTGTGCGCTGTGGGCGCTGTCTTGAGGCGTGCCCCTACCAGGCCATTCATGCGGCCCCTCTAAACGCGGGGCGCGAGGCTTCCACGCCCTTCGTGAACGCGCGGGCCCAGGCCTGCCGCCTGTGCGTGGAATTTCCCTGCGCGGCGGCCTGCCCCACGGGCGCGTTGGACGTGCCTGCCGAGCGCCGCGACGCCGGCATGGGCGTGGCCGTCATCAACGAGGACACCTGCCTGTCGTTTCAGGGCATGCGCTGCGAGGTGTGCTATCGCGCCTGCCCGCTCATCGACGAGGCCATCACCATCGACTACCGGCCCCGCGAGGGCGACGATATCCACGCGGTGTTCGCACCGCAGGTGGTGCCCGATGTGTGCCCGGGATGCGGCCTGTGCGAGCAGCGCTGCCCGGTGAGCGATCCTGCGCCCGCCATTGTGGTGGTGCCCGCAGGCGCCCAAGAGGAAACCTACGTGGCCCGTCGCAACGGCGCGGCCTAG
- a CDS encoding molybdopterin-dependent oxidoreductase, translating to MELTRRTFVKSTAVALASAAAAGTMAGCSSLAGTGGDAATSGGDSVKTVGVCRFCGCGCGVIVEAKDGKVISVTGDPENGSSRGLNCVKGYYLAGALYGEDRLTTPLIRDDKSTKGTPDGLREATWDEALDLVAGKLRDTWKADKSRLAFWGSGQQPIVEGYCTAKFWKAGLLSNNIDPNARLCMASAVVGFMNVFQTDEPAGCYADIDETDVFVTWGANMAEAHPMLYSRLTARKLADEAVRHYDVTTMTTRTSASADKVLTFRPGSDIAIANAIANYLIVNDKYDHDFVADHVQFKQGTENIGNATDDGYDKSDIGQAVDNVEPITFEAFAARLAPYTLEYASELSGVPAEDIQELAEVFADKSRKVLSLWTMGVNQHNRGTWMNHCIYNIHLLTGRYARPGDGAFSLTGQPTACGTAREVGTFSHRLPADLVVKNPDHRRYTEAIWDLPNGYLDAIEKPGYHTVKMFRELSKGGIDFLWSAHNNWAVSMPNLTRFLGRGDLKGINDAFICVSEVYPTLSCQYADVVLPAAMWVEREGAFGNGERRTAVFEKAVDAPGEAKWDLWMLMEVAKRVLAGEQIGGEDAFNHLFGAWYDAEAGAFKGTDREVCSSIWEEYRTFSNPSLNPDAEAINAEAKLKMEAKQLAPYEEYIHNHGLTWPVREVDGKWLPTLWRFCDGPQEDGFDQYGVETYGEHDKAGGVSFYKSADKKPSAVFRPYEPPAEEPSDEYPFWFCTGRLLEHWHTGSMTRRVPELNRALPEALLDMNPADCERLGVTDGDRVRLTSRFGTCDITVSTAGRTRPPAGMVFAPFFAEETLINLVVQDTYCPLSKEPDFKKTCVSIEKI from the coding sequence ATGGAACTGACTCGACGCACCTTCGTTAAGAGCACCGCCGTGGCCCTCGCCTCGGCGGCCGCCGCCGGCACTATGGCCGGCTGCTCGTCGCTCGCCGGCACCGGCGGGGATGCGGCAACCTCGGGTGGCGACTCCGTGAAGACCGTGGGCGTGTGCCGCTTCTGCGGCTGCGGCTGCGGCGTCATCGTGGAGGCCAAGGACGGCAAGGTGATCTCGGTCACGGGCGACCCGGAGAACGGCTCGAGCCGCGGCCTGAACTGCGTGAAGGGCTACTACTTGGCCGGCGCGCTGTACGGCGAGGATCGCCTGACCACCCCGCTCATCCGCGATGACAAGTCCACCAAGGGCACGCCCGACGGCCTGCGCGAGGCCACCTGGGACGAGGCGCTCGATCTGGTGGCGGGCAAGCTCCGCGACACGTGGAAGGCCGACAAGAGCCGCCTGGCGTTCTGGGGAAGCGGCCAGCAGCCCATCGTGGAGGGCTACTGCACGGCGAAGTTCTGGAAGGCGGGCCTGCTCTCCAACAACATCGACCCCAACGCGCGTCTGTGCATGGCCTCGGCCGTCGTGGGCTTCATGAACGTCTTCCAGACCGACGAGCCGGCCGGCTGCTATGCCGACATCGACGAGACCGACGTCTTCGTCACCTGGGGCGCCAACATGGCCGAGGCCCATCCCATGCTGTACTCGCGCCTGACGGCCCGCAAGCTCGCCGACGAGGCCGTGCGCCACTACGACGTGACCACCATGACCACCCGCACCTCGGCCTCGGCCGACAAGGTGCTCACCTTCCGCCCGGGCAGCGACATCGCCATCGCCAACGCCATCGCGAACTACCTCATCGTGAACGACAAGTACGACCACGACTTCGTGGCCGACCACGTGCAGTTCAAGCAGGGCACCGAGAACATCGGCAACGCCACCGACGACGGCTACGACAAGAGCGACATCGGCCAGGCCGTCGACAATGTGGAGCCCATCACTTTCGAAGCCTTCGCCGCGCGTCTGGCCCCCTACACCCTGGAGTACGCCTCCGAGCTTTCCGGCGTGCCGGCCGAGGATATCCAGGAGCTGGCCGAGGTGTTCGCCGACAAGAGCCGCAAGGTGCTCTCGCTTTGGACCATGGGCGTGAACCAGCACAACCGCGGCACCTGGATGAACCACTGCATTTACAACATCCACTTGCTCACCGGTCGCTACGCCCGTCCCGGCGACGGCGCCTTCTCGCTGACCGGCCAGCCCACGGCCTGCGGAACGGCTCGCGAGGTGGGCACCTTCTCGCACCGCCTTCCCGCCGACCTGGTGGTGAAGAACCCGGATCACCGCCGCTATACCGAGGCCATTTGGGACTTGCCCAACGGCTACCTGGACGCCATCGAGAAACCCGGTTACCACACAGTGAAGATGTTCCGCGAACTTTCCAAGGGCGGCATCGATTTCCTCTGGAGCGCCCACAACAACTGGGCCGTGTCGATGCCCAACCTCACCCGTTTCCTCGGGCGCGGCGACCTGAAGGGAATCAACGACGCCTTCATCTGCGTGTCCGAGGTGTATCCGACGCTGTCCTGCCAGTACGCCGACGTGGTGCTGCCGGCGGCCATGTGGGTCGAGCGCGAGGGCGCCTTCGGTAACGGCGAGCGCCGCACGGCCGTGTTCGAGAAGGCCGTGGACGCCCCGGGCGAGGCCAAGTGGGATCTCTGGATGCTCATGGAAGTGGCCAAGCGCGTGCTGGCCGGCGAGCAGATCGGCGGCGAGGACGCCTTCAACCACCTGTTCGGCGCCTGGTACGACGCCGAGGCCGGCGCTTTCAAGGGTACCGACCGCGAGGTGTGCTCGAGCATCTGGGAGGAGTACCGCACCTTCAGCAACCCGAGCCTGAACCCGGATGCCGAGGCCATCAACGCCGAGGCGAAGCTGAAGATGGAGGCCAAGCAGCTGGCCCCCTACGAGGAGTACATTCACAACCACGGCCTCACCTGGCCCGTGCGCGAGGTGGACGGGAAGTGGCTGCCGACGCTGTGGCGCTTCTGCGACGGCCCCCAGGAGGACGGCTTCGACCAGTACGGCGTGGAAACCTACGGTGAGCACGACAAGGCCGGCGGCGTGAGCTTCTACAAATCCGCCGACAAGAAGCCCTCGGCGGTGTTCCGCCCCTACGAGCCGCCGGCGGAGGAGCCCAGCGACGAGTATCCGTTCTGGTTCTGCACGGGTCGTCTGCTGGAGCACTGGCACACCGGATCGATGACCCGTCGCGTGCCCGAGCTCAATCGCGCGCTGCCCGAGGCGCTGCTGGACATGAACCCGGCCGACTGCGAGCGCCTCGGCGTGACCGACGGCGATCGCGTGCGCCTCACCTCGCGCTTCGGCACCTGCGACATCACGGTGTCCACGGCCGGCCGCACTCGGCCCCCCGCGGGCATGGTGTTCGCGCCGTTCTTCGCGGAGGAGACGTTGATCAACCTCGTGGTGCAGGACACCTACTGCCCGCTTTCGAAAGAGCCCGATTTCAAGAAGACCTGCGTTTCCATCGAGAAGATTTAA
- a CDS encoding chaperone NapD — protein sequence MEDEKVVISSLVVEARPESVDAVARALAAMEGVEMHEVNGYKIVVTIEASSTGASHEISSRFIQIPGVLNVNLVYVNFEDETLG from the coding sequence ATGGAAGACGAGAAGGTGGTCATCTCCTCGCTGGTGGTGGAGGCGCGGCCGGAATCGGTGGATGCGGTGGCGCGGGCCCTGGCGGCTATGGAGGGGGTGGAGATGCACGAGGTGAACGGGTACAAGATCGTCGTCACCATCGAGGCTTCCTCCACCGGCGCCTCGCACGAGATTTCGAGCCGGTTCATTCAGATTCCAGGGGTGCTGAACGTGAATCTCGTGTACGTCAACTTTGAGGATGAGACACTCGGGTAG
- a CDS encoding NapH/MauN family ferredoxin-type protein — protein sequence MTRSMGKITLVRRVVQVCMLGLFCLPPLLAGWGLAGLFAGGDGEVATPAEGVFFGSLSSSSVAGVPLFDPLGALEVMAASRGLLAASALTGALLIVVVYGLVRGRAFCGWVCPVNLIGEGVDAARRRLGIEVPERTVPRRAKIGVAVAVVLLSVLVGFPVFELISPIGAVNKGLVFGGFAGAGTLLAIVIAELLVSRRLWCRALCPLGGTFQVLGRAGQVNVAIDHDACIHCDKCTRVCLADPEILAPVLTGEDAIVRAGDCMACGACVDTCPTSALRFRFGRPRRSQKGTESGSARSRKDVDVAVTVAAGGIGSPDIPSREEM from the coding sequence GTGACTCGATCCATGGGAAAGATAACGCTGGTGCGGCGGGTGGTGCAGGTTTGCATGTTGGGGCTGTTCTGCTTGCCGCCGCTGCTGGCCGGATGGGGGCTGGCGGGGCTGTTCGCGGGCGGCGACGGGGAAGTGGCGACGCCGGCCGAAGGCGTCTTCTTCGGCAGCCTGTCCTCCTCGAGCGTTGCCGGCGTGCCGTTGTTCGACCCGTTGGGCGCCTTGGAAGTGATGGCGGCGTCGCGCGGCTTGCTGGCGGCTTCGGCGCTTACGGGCGCTCTGCTTATCGTTGTGGTCTACGGGCTCGTGCGCGGGCGCGCCTTTTGCGGCTGGGTGTGCCCGGTGAACCTCATCGGCGAGGGCGTGGATGCGGCTCGTCGACGGCTCGGCATCGAAGTGCCCGAGCGCACGGTGCCGCGGCGCGCGAAGATCGGTGTGGCAGTGGCGGTGGTGCTGCTGTCGGTCCTCGTGGGCTTTCCCGTCTTCGAGCTGATCTCGCCCATCGGCGCGGTGAACAAGGGCCTCGTGTTCGGCGGCTTTGCCGGGGCGGGCACGCTTTTGGCCATCGTCATCGCCGAGCTGCTCGTCAGCCGCCGTCTGTGGTGCCGAGCGCTTTGCCCCTTGGGCGGCACCTTCCAAGTGCTCGGGCGCGCGGGCCAGGTGAACGTTGCCATCGATCACGACGCCTGCATTCACTGCGACAAGTGCACCCGGGTCTGTCTCGCCGATCCCGAGATCCTCGCACCGGTGCTGACGGGGGAGGATGCGATCGTGCGTGCCGGCGACTGCATGGCCTGCGGTGCCTGCGTTGACACGTGCCCCACTTCCGCCCTGCGCTTTCGTTTTGGGCGCCCCCGCCGTTCCCAAAAGGGTACCGAAAGCGGATCGGCGAGAAGTCGCAAAGACGTTGATGTCGCAGTGACGGTTGCAGCCGGGGGAATCGGCTCGCCGGACATCCCTTCCCGAGAAGAAATGTAA